In Deltaproteobacteria bacterium, the DNA window GCCTGATCGTCTATGGAGAGGGTCTCCAGGTTTTTTTCCCGTTCTTTTGGGGGTAAGGATAGGTAAAAGGCCGGATCGATCTGGCTCAAGTCTTTTCTCCTGTTGACCGATGTTAAAAATAATACTTAACTCAACATGAAATCGAAAGCCGATGCCTCTGAAAAGGCCTGATCCGCAGATCCTGTTCCATATTTCTGACCTGAATCCGTGGGCCGACGGCCGGGATATCTGCTTCGTGCGGATTGCGCAGAATAACTGCCATTGCCCTGGTCTCGCCCTCCCTGTGGCTCGGGCCATCTGAAGGGGTGACGTCCGGGGACGGACGTCGCCCCTGGAGTGGATCTCAGTGGCATCAAGGATGGTTCCTGTGCAACTGTGCGCCGGGAGTTTTCCCCGCGGCATAGTGAGGAAGGATGGTGCCCCCATGAGCAAAGATGACAGGACGAGCGGAGAACCCATATACGTCCTGATAGCGGAAGATGAGCGGAACATCAGCGAACTTCTCGAGGAGATCCTTGCCCAGGAGGGCCGCAGGATCAAGATCGCCCACAACGGCCGGGAGGCGATAGGTGCACTCGAAGAGAGGCCTTTCGATCTTTTGATCACCGACCTCATGATGCCGGAAGTGGATGGCATGGAATTGATCCGGAGGGCCAAGGCCTTGTACCCCGACATCATGGTCATCATCATGACAGGGTACGCAACCATTGAAACGGCGATCCAGGCGGTCAAGGAAGGGGCCTACGATTATCTCCGAAAGCCCTTTCGTCTCGACGAAATCCGCATCAGCGCGGACAACGCATGCGAGAAGATCCGTCTCATGCAGGAAAACAAGAGACTCCTGGCCATGCTTCACCATGCGAAAGACCGTACAGAAGGGGACCCGTCGT includes these proteins:
- a CDS encoding response regulator, encoding MSKDDRTSGEPIYVLIAEDERNISELLEEILAQEGRRIKIAHNGREAIGALEERPFDLLITDLMMPEVDGMELIRRAKALYPDIMVIIMTGYATIETAIQAVKEGAYDYLRKPFRLDEIRISADNACEKIRLMQENKRLLAMLHHAKDRTEGDPSCLLPVAGDENPREDVPIFSLEKIPPSYFQTGAIQAGAALTEFERLGALRQAGHLTDDEFRFMKQKLFSRIS